In the Devosia sp. SL43 genome, one interval contains:
- a CDS encoding carbohydrate ABC transporter permease, producing MTRADRLLHRIWAARIDYLFIVPGLLIFGVFVAWPLFASNYYSLLDWSGFEDSGTFVGLRNFQELLNDKFFRDAFARSFAFTVSTVPLQMFLSLIFAIVLNDRLLRLSTLFRTLIFLPVVTPVAVIAIVMVLMLSPFNGPINGLLVNLGMLSRPMDFFGDPNLVMWSLAIIFVWKWTGVTLIYWLAALQTVPNELYEAAKLDGVKTWQVILHIVLPIIAPFAAVIALISSIAALNVFPLIQATTGGGPFFASEVMEVYIFRTAFAPSPGQFPRLGYASAAGVLFGLAIMGLTILQGVAIQKVRSRRREVSNG from the coding sequence ATGACACGCGCTGATCGTCTGCTTCATCGCATCTGGGCCGCACGCATAGACTATCTTTTCATCGTGCCGGGGCTGCTGATTTTCGGTGTTTTCGTGGCGTGGCCGCTCTTTGCATCAAACTACTACTCGCTCCTGGACTGGTCCGGATTCGAGGATAGCGGGACGTTCGTTGGTCTGCGGAATTTCCAGGAGCTCTTGAACGACAAATTCTTCCGCGACGCCTTTGCGCGTTCCTTTGCCTTCACCGTCTCGACGGTCCCGCTCCAGATGTTCTTGAGCCTGATCTTCGCGATTGTTCTGAACGACCGTCTGCTCAGGCTTTCGACGTTATTCCGTACGCTGATCTTCCTTCCCGTCGTGACGCCGGTGGCGGTCATCGCCATCGTCATGGTTCTGATGCTCAGCCCGTTCAATGGACCTATCAATGGTCTGCTCGTGAACCTTGGCATGCTGTCGCGACCGATGGATTTCTTCGGCGATCCGAACCTGGTCATGTGGTCGCTCGCCATCATTTTCGTCTGGAAGTGGACCGGGGTGACCCTCATCTATTGGCTCGCGGCGCTCCAGACCGTGCCGAACGAACTCTATGAGGCTGCAAAGCTGGATGGCGTGAAGACCTGGCAGGTGATCCTCCACATCGTCCTGCCAATCATAGCGCCCTTTGCCGCGGTGATAGCGCTCATCTCCTCGATCGCTGCTCTGAACGTCTTTCCTCTCATTCAGGCAACCACGGGCGGCGGGCCATTCTTCGCTTCCGAGGTGATGGAGGTCTACATTTTCCGCACCGCGTTCGCGCCGAGTCCAGGGCAGTTCCCGCGCCTCGGCTACGCGTCCGCCGCTGGCGTCCTGTTCGGCCTGGCTATCATGGGTCTGACTATCCTTCAGGGCGTCGCCATCCAGAAGGTTCGTAGCCGCCGCCGGGAGGTCTCCAATGGCTGA
- a CDS encoding chloride channel protein, with protein sequence MLEDANSTGEPDHAGKASVEIPEQLQTLRQRLAAWRAGIVGGLGIGARLRQLIRRRESWLVLLAVIVGAAAGLVVIVLRDLAYALQRVLYDLPDEQRLSALHSLPLHLALMPAAGGIILGVAMLFLRRRKSRYVDLVEANALHGGKLSMVDSLIITAQTVVSNGFGASVGLEAAYTQMGGGLASKLGDIFQLRRGDMRKLVGCGAAGAIAAAFGAPLTGAFYAFELIIGTYTIATLTPVVAASIAAVLVASLFGQGEPIVSITQAINIGLPQIVLIVLCGFATGGVGILLMRLVGLIEAAFSGLKIPTWARPAIGGTIVGCLALVTPAVLSAGHGALEHAFVAPPLPIILALLIVCLKIVASAVSLGSGFRGGLFFASLFLGAILGQAFYWLAAYIDPGLFPDPSVPMLVGMAGLAAAIVGGPLTMAFLALETSGSLPLTVAVLVAAVASSMLVRETFGYSFTTWRFHLRGETIRSAHDVGWMRNLTVGKMMRRDVKSVPDRITFKEFRRLYPLGAATRVIAVRDDGRYAGLIDVADAYGEGVDDDTLSVQAVLQYREVMLHPAMGANDAEALFEKHSADALVVVSDLAERKVIGTLTEAHLLRRYAEELEKARADLAA encoded by the coding sequence TTGTTAGAAGATGCGAATTCAACCGGCGAACCAGATCATGCCGGCAAGGCTAGTGTAGAAATCCCGGAGCAGCTCCAGACCTTGCGACAGCGCCTTGCGGCTTGGCGAGCGGGTATCGTCGGCGGCCTCGGAATTGGTGCAAGGCTTAGGCAACTAATCCGACGGCGCGAAAGCTGGCTGGTCCTGCTCGCCGTAATTGTCGGTGCTGCTGCGGGCCTGGTGGTCATCGTGTTGCGCGACCTGGCCTACGCGCTTCAGCGTGTCCTATACGACTTGCCTGACGAGCAGCGCCTGAGCGCCCTGCATTCACTACCGCTCCACCTGGCTCTTATGCCTGCTGCAGGGGGCATCATCCTGGGTGTCGCCATGCTTTTTCTTCGGCGCCGGAAGTCGAGGTATGTCGACTTGGTCGAGGCCAATGCTCTTCATGGCGGTAAGTTGTCCATGGTCGACAGCTTGATCATTACTGCTCAGACGGTTGTATCCAATGGCTTCGGTGCGTCTGTGGGCCTTGAAGCCGCCTATACGCAAATGGGCGGGGGCCTGGCCTCCAAACTCGGCGACATCTTCCAGCTGCGACGCGGCGACATGCGCAAGCTGGTGGGGTGTGGTGCCGCCGGTGCGATAGCGGCGGCGTTTGGAGCGCCGTTGACCGGCGCCTTCTACGCTTTCGAGCTCATCATTGGCACGTACACCATCGCCACCTTGACACCGGTCGTAGCAGCTTCGATCGCTGCCGTGTTGGTCGCCTCCCTGTTCGGTCAGGGCGAGCCGATCGTTTCGATTACCCAGGCAATCAACATCGGCCTGCCCCAAATCGTCCTCATTGTCCTTTGTGGCTTTGCCACAGGTGGCGTAGGAATCCTGCTCATGCGGCTTGTGGGATTGATCGAAGCTGCGTTCAGCGGTCTAAAAATACCGACTTGGGCCCGTCCCGCTATTGGTGGAACAATCGTTGGATGTCTTGCGTTGGTCACGCCGGCCGTTCTCTCCGCAGGTCACGGCGCCTTGGAGCACGCATTTGTCGCGCCGCCACTACCGATAATCCTGGCCTTGCTGATAGTGTGCCTGAAGATAGTTGCCTCGGCTGTCTCGCTGGGCTCAGGTTTCCGAGGTGGCTTGTTTTTCGCCTCGCTTTTCCTGGGTGCTATCCTGGGTCAGGCATTCTACTGGCTGGCCGCCTACATCGACCCGGGTCTGTTTCCTGACCCGAGCGTGCCCATGCTGGTTGGGATGGCTGGCCTTGCCGCTGCGATCGTGGGTGGTCCCTTGACTATGGCATTCCTGGCGCTTGAAACATCAGGGAGCCTACCTTTGACCGTAGCAGTTCTTGTCGCTGCGGTTGCTTCATCCATGTTGGTACGCGAAACTTTCGGATATTCGTTCACCACTTGGCGCTTCCACCTGCGCGGCGAAACTATCCGCAGTGCGCATGACGTTGGCTGGATGCGCAATCTTACGGTCGGCAAGATGATGCGCCGCGACGTCAAATCGGTTCCGGACCGAATAACCTTCAAGGAGTTCCGCCGCCTCTATCCCCTTGGTGCGGCCACCAGAGTTATCGCGGTGCGTGATGATGGTCGCTATGCCGGTTTGATCGATGTCGCCGATGCATATGGCGAAGGGGTCGACGACGACACCCTGTCGGTGCAGGCGGTGCTTCAGTACCGCGAGGTCATGTTGCACCCCGCGATGGGAGCGAATGACGCCGAAGCCTTGTTCGAAAAGCACAGCGCAGACGCCTTGGTGGTGGTGTCTGACCTTGCAGAACGCAAGGTGATCGGCACCTTGACCGAGGCCCACCTGCTTCGGCGCTACGCAGAGGAGCTCGAGAAGGCCCGAGCGGACTTGGCGGCGTGA
- a CDS encoding sulfatase family protein has translation MTPNIIFIMADDHAARAISAYGSGINHTPNIDRLAKEGMRHDAVYVSNSICTPSRAAILTGTHNHVNCVTTLDTHIDNRLPNVAKHLRSGGYRTAIFGKWHLGEGRPHEPTGFDEWTVLPGQGDYWDPKFISSDGVSRVSGYATDIITDMSVDFIKRNQDQPFFLMCHHKAPHRNWQYHPRYGHLWQHEDVPLPETFNDNYEGRAAAAAAKMRVRSDLLWEDLALVQPEGGAERAGHRMLEPFAMRKIPDLLPGNSITVICAETGERFAFDDPQRFAEFKYQRYLKRYLRTVQAIDDGVGRMLDTLDELGLAENTIVIYTSDQGFFLGEHGWFDKRFMYEESYQMPFLCRYPAAISAGSVSGDLAGNVDFAPTFLDYAGLPVPSYMQGKSLRSVLEGRTPDDWDQIAYHRYWMNNDAIHEARAHYGVRDQRYKLIYWYNDDLGQLGARPVGAAPEWELFDCEVDRCELVNLANDPAYADVFLTMLGKLDNHMSEIGDVPEHDSLQVRAGISARSLKTSVG, from the coding sequence ATGACCCCGAACATCATTTTTATAATGGCCGACGATCACGCCGCCCGCGCCATTAGCGCCTATGGTTCTGGCATCAATCATACGCCCAACATTGATCGCCTGGCGAAGGAGGGCATGCGGCACGACGCGGTTTATGTTTCCAACTCGATCTGCACACCGTCACGCGCGGCAATCCTTACTGGCACGCACAACCACGTGAACTGCGTGACCACGCTCGACACCCATATCGACAACCGCCTTCCCAACGTCGCCAAGCATCTTCGCTCCGGAGGCTATCGCACGGCCATCTTCGGCAAGTGGCATCTCGGGGAGGGCAGACCCCATGAACCTACCGGGTTTGATGAATGGACGGTTTTGCCCGGGCAGGGGGACTATTGGGACCCCAAGTTCATCTCATCCGACGGAGTATCTCGTGTCAGCGGCTATGCGACCGACATCATTACGGACATGTCGGTCGACTTCATAAAGCGCAACCAGGATCAGCCCTTCTTCCTGATGTGCCACCACAAGGCGCCCCACCGGAATTGGCAGTACCACCCACGTTATGGGCACCTTTGGCAGCACGAGGACGTTCCCCTGCCCGAGACCTTCAATGACAACTACGAAGGCCGGGCCGCCGCCGCAGCAGCCAAGATGCGGGTTCGTTCGGACCTGTTGTGGGAAGACCTTGCCCTGGTGCAGCCCGAAGGTGGGGCAGAGCGTGCAGGCCATCGGATGCTTGAGCCATTCGCCATGCGGAAGATCCCGGACCTCCTGCCCGGCAATAGCATCACGGTGATCTGCGCCGAAACGGGTGAGAGGTTTGCCTTCGACGACCCGCAGCGTTTCGCAGAATTCAAATACCAGCGTTACCTCAAGCGATATCTGCGCACGGTTCAGGCGATCGACGATGGCGTCGGCCGCATGCTTGATACCCTGGACGAACTCGGCCTGGCCGAGAACACCATCGTTATCTACACCTCCGACCAGGGCTTTTTCCTGGGCGAGCATGGCTGGTTCGACAAGCGGTTCATGTATGAGGAAAGCTACCAGATGCCTTTCCTCTGCCGATACCCCGCGGCAATCTCGGCCGGCAGCGTGTCGGGCGATCTGGCGGGCAATGTCGATTTCGCTCCAACTTTCCTCGACTATGCCGGCCTGCCTGTCCCTAGCTACATGCAGGGGAAGTCGCTGCGGTCTGTGCTGGAGGGCCGTACCCCCGACGATTGGGACCAGATCGCCTATCACCGCTACTGGATGAACAACGACGCGATCCATGAGGCCCGTGCGCACTATGGCGTGCGTGACCAGCGCTACAAGCTGATCTACTGGTACAATGATGACCTGGGGCAGCTCGGCGCGCGACCGGTCGGTGCAGCGCCCGAGTGGGAGCTCTTTGACTGTGAGGTCGATCGTTGCGAGCTGGTGAACTTGGCCAACGATCCGGCTTACGCCGACGTCTTCCTCACGATGCTTGGCAAGCTCGACAATCACATGAGCGAAATCGGCGACGTTCCTGAGCACGACAGCCTGCAGGTTCGCGCCGGAATTTCAGCCCGTTCTCTCAAGACCAGCGTCGGCTGA
- a CDS encoding heme-degrading domain-containing protein: MGDQAYTLESLAEEQESLRLERFDYEIAWRLGQMMRTAASERKLKVSVTLAHGADIIFATLLPGATPDNLAWAARKRAVAQRFQRSSLSMRLQAEKTQFDFNERFRLPPADYVASGGGVPLMMQNGTLVGTVGVSGLPDVEDHTLVIDALKRLKNGEMGG; this comes from the coding sequence ATGGGCGATCAAGCCTACACCCTGGAGTCCTTGGCGGAGGAGCAGGAATCCCTCCGACTTGAGCGCTTCGACTACGAAATCGCCTGGCGCTTGGGTCAGATGATGCGCACTGCGGCAAGCGAACGGAAATTGAAGGTCTCTGTTACCCTCGCGCACGGGGCAGACATCATTTTCGCGACACTCTTGCCGGGGGCCACGCCCGACAACCTAGCATGGGCGGCGCGAAAGCGCGCCGTCGCGCAGCGGTTCCAGCGCAGCTCGCTCTCTATGCGCCTTCAGGCCGAGAAGACGCAGTTCGACTTCAACGAACGCTTCCGTTTGCCTCCCGCAGATTATGTCGCAAGCGGCGGCGGAGTGCCGCTCATGATGCAAAATGGAACGCTGGTCGGCACTGTCGGCGTAAGTGGCTTACCCGACGTCGAAGACCACACTCTGGTTATTGATGCTCTTAAGCGGCTGAAGAACGGAGAAATGGGCGGCTGA
- a CDS encoding LysR family transcriptional regulator, with product MLDLMTHLMRLRTVAEAGSMRRAAGILSVTQPALTRSIAQLESHFGKHLLVRHSRGVVLTGFGERVVSSVQRLQRHWELEERSLEDDKSVLSGTLRVRAGPLWRAVILPAVVAELHRHHPDLVVEIQNNGSGLNDTLIDLVEGRCDVVFGGVQVVEENNQRLMVRNYTTIVDRVVAREDHPIFGGLQKGENLDASALLNYPWLVYTADPVYELQTIHACVERLGSAPRIRASCESLIATIAMLQKGDYLCILPDRAVANTMNPRIVPVPVELGRRTIVTGAVFRGEMVDWPPLSGLLRICEKHIGSEGDFAPSPPM from the coding sequence ATGCTGGACCTGATGACACACCTGATGCGCTTGCGCACTGTCGCGGAAGCGGGGAGCATGCGCCGGGCCGCCGGCATACTCAGTGTGACGCAGCCCGCGCTGACCCGCTCGATAGCGCAGCTAGAAAGCCACTTCGGCAAACACCTCCTTGTTCGACATTCAAGAGGGGTCGTCCTTACGGGGTTCGGCGAGCGCGTCGTATCTTCTGTTCAAAGGCTGCAGCGACACTGGGAGCTGGAAGAGCGCAGCCTTGAAGATGACAAGTCCGTTCTGTCCGGCACCTTGCGTGTCCGGGCCGGTCCACTCTGGCGAGCAGTCATCCTGCCTGCAGTGGTCGCGGAACTGCACCGCCACCATCCTGACCTCGTCGTCGAGATACAGAATAACGGGTCGGGCCTGAACGACACGTTGATCGACCTCGTCGAGGGACGGTGCGATGTGGTCTTCGGAGGTGTGCAAGTCGTCGAGGAAAACAACCAGCGCCTTATGGTGCGCAACTACACCACCATCGTGGACCGGGTTGTTGCACGCGAGGACCATCCGATTTTCGGCGGGCTGCAAAAAGGGGAAAACCTGGATGCTAGTGCGCTGCTCAACTATCCATGGCTGGTTTATACGGCAGACCCTGTTTATGAGCTGCAAACCATCCACGCCTGCGTTGAGCGCCTCGGATCAGCACCCAGGATCCGTGCCAGCTGCGAATCCTTGATCGCGACAATTGCAATGCTGCAGAAGGGCGACTACCTCTGCATTCTTCCGGACCGTGCGGTTGCCAATACGATGAACCCACGAATCGTGCCGGTCCCCGTTGAACTTGGTCGCCGCACGATCGTCACGGGTGCTGTATTCCGTGGTGAGATGGTTGACTGGCCGCCGCTCAGTGGTCTGTTGCGCATCTGCGAAAAACACATCGGCAGCGAGGGTGATTTCGCTCCTTCTCCGCCGATGTAG
- a CDS encoding Gfo/Idh/MocA family protein encodes MGALLRIGILGAARIAPRAIIEPCRRRADVTVAAVASRRADSAEAFASLHRIEKAYTSYQAMLDDRDIDLVYVALPPSHHAEWTIRALEAGKHVLCEKPLALNAAEAETMFATAERCGRILVEAFHYRHHPLFEHIVSLRQKLGKVSSIRAEFHVDIPWDREDIRYDPALGGGAMMDLGVYPLHWLRSFMGSEPEIIAATARVGASGVDTRMEATLRFEQDVDATMIADIQDPPFRPWLRIEAAQGCIEVDNPSSPHRGHSIRSWRDGILSQYTVGGGTTYDYQLAAFLRSASVGIPSMENRDDAIGNMAAVDRIYALTMPQRRPLR; translated from the coding sequence ATGGGCGCGTTGCTTAGAATTGGCATCCTAGGCGCGGCGCGTATCGCACCGCGGGCGATCATTGAACCATGCCGTCGTCGGGCTGACGTGACCGTAGCGGCAGTTGCATCGCGGCGGGCGGACAGCGCCGAAGCCTTTGCCAGCCTGCACAGGATAGAGAAAGCGTACACCAGCTATCAGGCGATGCTAGACGATCGGGACATAGACCTCGTCTATGTCGCGCTTCCCCCGTCCCATCATGCCGAGTGGACCATTCGCGCGCTTGAAGCCGGCAAGCACGTCTTGTGTGAGAAACCGTTGGCATTAAATGCCGCTGAAGCCGAAACCATGTTTGCAACCGCAGAGCGTTGCGGCCGGATCTTGGTAGAAGCCTTTCACTACCGGCACCATCCGCTCTTTGAGCATATCGTTAGCCTGCGACAGAAGCTGGGTAAGGTCAGCTCAATACGGGCTGAATTTCACGTAGATATCCCGTGGGATCGCGAGGACATCCGCTACGATCCCGCCCTGGGCGGTGGCGCTATGATGGACCTGGGCGTTTATCCGCTCCATTGGCTGCGCTCATTCATGGGCAGCGAGCCTGAAATCATAGCCGCTACCGCGCGGGTCGGGGCATCTGGCGTCGATACGAGGATGGAGGCCACCCTGCGGTTCGAGCAGGATGTCGATGCGACCATGATCGCTGACATCCAGGATCCTCCGTTTCGTCCCTGGCTGCGGATTGAGGCGGCTCAGGGGTGCATCGAGGTGGACAACCCGTCCTCGCCTCACCGAGGTCACTCCATCCGCTCTTGGCGGGACGGAATTCTGAGCCAATACACGGTTGGCGGTGGGACCACCTACGACTACCAGCTTGCCGCTTTTCTCCGATCGGCGTCCGTGGGCATTCCCTCGATGGAGAACCGCGATGACGCCATCGGAAACATGGCCGCAGTCGACCGGATTTATGCACTCACCATGCCACAGAGGCGACCTCTTCGATGA
- a CDS encoding ABC transporter ATP-binding protein: MSSVILSNVKKNFGAVQVIKGVDINIAEGEFCVFVGPSGCGKSTLLRMIAGLEEISGGDVAIGNRRVNDIDASKRGTAMVFQTYALYPHMTVERNMGFGLLMNGTPKDEVKRRVDEAARILRLEDYLERKPKALSGGQRQRVAIGRAIVRRPEVFLFDEPLSNLDAELRVATRLEIAKLHTQLEGSTMIYVTHDQVEAMTLADKIVVLRDGRVEQIGKPLDLYERPDNIFVAGFIGSPKMNFLELRDGAFPYSSKPTDMATGAKTLGVRADGLTVSADGPLRGTVTVVEQLGDAEFIYFQTSWGQELVARSEPGSEAKAGSPIAFALSGRTHLFDANGLAIRNAAP, translated from the coding sequence GTGTCCAGCGTAATACTGAGTAACGTCAAGAAGAATTTCGGCGCTGTCCAGGTGATCAAGGGCGTCGATATCAACATCGCCGAAGGGGAGTTCTGCGTCTTCGTTGGCCCCTCAGGCTGCGGAAAGTCCACGCTGCTCCGGATGATCGCCGGCCTTGAGGAAATCTCCGGCGGCGACGTCGCCATCGGCAACCGCCGGGTCAATGACATTGATGCATCCAAGCGTGGGACTGCGATGGTCTTCCAGACCTACGCGCTTTATCCCCACATGACCGTCGAGCGAAACATGGGCTTTGGGTTGCTCATGAATGGAACGCCCAAGGATGAAGTAAAGCGGCGTGTCGACGAGGCCGCTAGGATCCTGCGTCTGGAGGACTACCTAGAGCGTAAGCCAAAGGCTTTGTCGGGTGGACAGCGCCAACGCGTTGCGATCGGGCGTGCGATTGTGCGTCGACCTGAGGTTTTCCTATTCGACGAGCCATTGTCGAATCTTGACGCCGAACTGCGTGTCGCCACCCGTCTCGAGATCGCCAAACTGCACACGCAGCTTGAAGGGTCGACGATGATCTATGTCACCCACGATCAGGTCGAGGCTATGACGCTGGCCGACAAGATTGTTGTGCTGCGCGACGGCCGGGTCGAACAGATCGGCAAACCGCTGGACCTCTACGAGAGACCCGACAACATCTTTGTGGCGGGGTTCATCGGCAGTCCGAAGATGAACTTCCTCGAGCTCAGGGATGGCGCATTTCCGTACAGCTCGAAGCCGACTGATATGGCAACTGGGGCCAAGACGCTTGGCGTCCGGGCTGATGGCCTCACCGTATCCGCGGATGGCCCGCTGCGCGGCACCGTGACTGTGGTGGAACAGCTTGGCGACGCCGAGTTCATCTACTTCCAGACGTCATGGGGTCAGGAACTGGTCGCCAGATCGGAGCCCGGCAGTGAGGCGAAGGCCGGCTCTCCGATCGCTTTCGCCCTGAGCGGTCGCACCCATCTCTTCGACGCGAACGGTTTGGCCATCCGCAACGCAGCACCCTAA
- a CDS encoding carbohydrate ABC transporter permease — protein sequence MADIAASSSRVAAQRQSLFSPRGKRILTSVVLAGICAIWVYPLLWMLAASFKSNDELFRNSGLIPEMPTFENYSRAWVQANISKYFFNTLVVTVGSVIITTMSSALMGYVLGRRPLPGKWAIFGLMAFTLFIPQAFTIIPIVELLTRFGLSQSLWGLTLATSGHSIVVFTLLFAGYFTQVPKELEEAARMDGVGPFKTFWYVMLPLSMPIVVTVIVMQTLQAWNDFLLPLVVTLANPELRTLSVGIYSFRGEHFVDWGGMTAASAIAIIPVIILFLFLQRYFVDGLAGAVKG from the coding sequence ATGGCTGATATCGCTGCTTCTTCCTCGCGGGTGGCGGCTCAACGCCAATCGCTGTTTAGCCCCCGCGGGAAACGCATCCTGACTTCGGTCGTTCTCGCAGGCATATGCGCCATCTGGGTCTATCCGCTGCTCTGGATGCTGGCTGCATCCTTCAAGTCGAACGACGAGTTGTTCCGCAATTCAGGACTTATCCCTGAAATGCCGACGTTCGAGAATTACTCAAGGGCCTGGGTGCAGGCGAATATCTCAAAGTATTTCTTCAACACGCTGGTCGTCACGGTCGGGTCCGTGATCATCACCACGATGTCGTCCGCGCTAATGGGCTACGTCCTGGGGCGTCGGCCGCTTCCGGGCAAGTGGGCGATCTTCGGTTTGATGGCCTTCACCCTTTTCATTCCTCAGGCATTCACGATTATCCCGATCGTCGAGCTGCTCACCCGGTTCGGGTTGTCGCAGTCGCTCTGGGGGCTAACACTGGCGACCAGTGGTCACTCGATCGTCGTATTCACCCTTCTGTTTGCCGGTTACTTCACCCAAGTGCCCAAAGAGCTCGAGGAAGCCGCCCGCATGGATGGCGTCGGGCCATTCAAGACCTTCTGGTACGTCATGTTGCCGCTGTCCATGCCCATCGTGGTGACGGTCATCGTCATGCAGACCCTGCAGGCCTGGAATGACTTCCTGCTCCCGCTAGTGGTCACGCTGGCAAACCCGGAGTTGCGCACACTCTCTGTCGGCATCTATTCGTTCCGTGGCGAGCACTTCGTTGACTGGGGCGGAATGACCGCAGCATCGGCGATCGCGATCATCCCCGTCATCATCCTGTTCCTTTTCTTGCAACGCTACTTCGTTGACGGCCTGGCCGGCGCGGTGAAGGGCTAA
- a CDS encoding VOC family protein, which translates to MKNITAIAHVALKVKDIERSLAFYRTVLEFKEMLRLENPVGGLFLVYLRVTDTQYLELFPDAVGDQAPGADAMGVHHFCLEVDNLDDAVRHLIEKGADTFVEWIQGEVQVSPSPVVNTGRDGNRQCWMIDPDGNRIELMEMGSNSLQRRAIQRLRGE; encoded by the coding sequence GTGAAGAACATCACGGCGATCGCACATGTAGCCCTCAAGGTGAAGGACATTGAGAGGTCGCTCGCCTTCTATCGCACCGTTCTCGAATTCAAGGAGATGCTCAGGCTAGAGAACCCGGTCGGCGGCCTTTTTCTAGTCTACCTACGCGTGACCGACACCCAGTATCTCGAGCTGTTTCCTGACGCCGTCGGTGACCAGGCGCCCGGCGCCGATGCCATGGGCGTCCATCACTTCTGCCTTGAAGTGGACAACCTCGATGATGCGGTTCGCCATCTGATCGAGAAAGGTGCTGACACGTTTGTCGAGTGGATCCAGGGCGAGGTCCAGGTGAGCCCGTCCCCAGTAGTCAACACTGGTCGCGACGGGAACCGGCAATGCTGGATGATTGATCCCGATGGAAATCGGATCGAGCTCATGGAGATGGGAAGCAACTCGCTCCAGAGGCGGGCAATTCAGCGATTGCGAGGTGAATGA
- a CDS encoding formylglycine-generating enzyme family protein: protein MPEIPQDGEGLVTYHQLLPFEMDVAPVTCARFSAFVLDTGHITEAERFGWGLVFIPLLRDNGPVSPIDGRSPWWGKVEGACWHRPEGVGSDVRQRANHPVTHISWSDARAFATWAGGRLPTEAEWEHAARGGLDDPRFPWGDHEPDDQDFLPCNIFQGKFPEYNTIADGWRGTSPVATFAPNGAGLYDMAGNVWEWTSETFRLHSTTSGAERRNSSARERHEVLMKGGSFLCHRTYCYRYRIAARLALPADSGGCNSGFRVAFGPVSHPEVRP from the coding sequence ATGCCCGAAATACCGCAAGACGGCGAAGGTCTGGTGACCTACCACCAACTGCTTCCCTTCGAGATGGATGTCGCGCCCGTGACGTGCGCACGCTTCTCCGCATTTGTGCTCGACACGGGCCATATCACGGAGGCCGAGCGTTTTGGGTGGGGTCTGGTCTTCATTCCCCTGCTGCGGGATAACGGGCCGGTGTCCCCGATCGACGGGCGTTCGCCCTGGTGGGGCAAAGTGGAAGGGGCTTGCTGGCACCGGCCGGAAGGTGTGGGAAGCGACGTTCGGCAACGGGCAAACCATCCCGTCACCCACATATCCTGGTCGGATGCCCGAGCGTTTGCGACCTGGGCCGGAGGCCGGCTGCCTACTGAAGCGGAATGGGAACATGCCGCCAGGGGAGGGTTGGACGACCCGCGATTTCCTTGGGGCGACCACGAGCCCGACGACCAGGACTTCCTGCCCTGCAACATCTTCCAGGGCAAGTTTCCCGAGTACAATACCATCGCCGACGGCTGGCGGGGGACTTCGCCGGTTGCGACATTCGCGCCGAATGGTGCCGGTCTCTACGACATGGCCGGCAACGTCTGGGAGTGGACTTCGGAGACCTTTCGTCTGCACTCGACCACCAGCGGCGCCGAGAGGCGCAATTCATCCGCTCGCGAGCGCCACGAAGTCCTGATGAAGGGTGGCAGTTTTCTTTGCCACCGCACCTACTGCTACCGCTACCGCATTGCGGCGCGCCTCGCCCTCCCCGCCGATAGCGGCGGCTGCAATTCGGGCTTTCGCGTAGCTTTCGGGCCCGTCAGCCATCCTGAAGTGCGTCCTTGA